DNA sequence from the Ruminococcus albus 7 = DSM 20455 genome:
GGGTCCTGGGTTCGAGTCCCCGATGGTGCACTTTATAACGCTGAAAACCAGCGTCAAGGCCCGTTGGTCAAGCGGTTAAGACTCCGGCCTCTCACGCCGGCGACGGGAGTTCGATTCTCCCACGGGTCATATTTCCCAAGACCGCAAGCTGTTTCTTCAGTTTGCGTTTTTTTGTACATGGACCATTAGCTCAGTTGGTCAGAGCAACCGGCTCATAACCGGTGGGTCCGGGGTTCGAGTCCCTGATGGTCCATTTCTTTTTTAGGGGTATAGCTCAGCTGGTAGAGCAGCGGTCTCCAAAACCGCGTGTCCCGAGTTCGATCCTTGGTGCCCCTGCTATCTCCGTGAGGGAAGAAATTCCCTTGCGGGGGCTTTTCATATATAAAGTGTGTCTATAGACACAGTGTATGCAATTCACTTGCTGGCACAAGTCCATTGATCTCAGTGAATTTGTGCCAACAAGCGGTACTTGCTATACCAGCCTGTTGGTTTATTTATAACCGCTGTAGGATAGCGGAAATAATTTTGTGGATTGCCTTGAAAGTTTTCCTTTTGACGCAGATCAGTTAGATCACCTAGTCATCAGTGTATTCTGAGGAGTGACAAACTCTTTTAGCAAATACACCTTGCTGTCGGCTGCGCCCTTTGCATAGTCGATACAGACCATGACTTCCCGATTACCTCCCCGGTAGCTCACACCACAGTGTTTATACTCGCTGCACTTACTGTCACTAAGTGGTCACGGCGCACATTGAGGTAGCTGCCATAAGGCAGGTTTGCAAATGCAAACTGTTACAATGCAGCTGAAATCTTTCAGCAGTTATTGAGGTCTCGTCGTGGTTGCTTTCTCTCTCTGGCTATTCAGTTCAACTGGAGTCAGCCGTAGGATCCGTAAGTCTTACGGGAAAAAAGAAAAGAGTTCTCAGCACTACTCACAAAAGCATACTGAAAACTCCTTGACAAATATATCAAAACCATGCTATAATATACAACATGGACATTGATGCACTCATCTGTAAAAGTCTCACATCTGCTTTCTGAGAGCATTTGTGCTGATGGCTTACTTGAATTGGCGTTCATTTAAGCCACAGGTGGGTGTTTTGTTGTTCGCACTCACTGTATGTATTATAGCACATCGTTTTTTATTTGTCAAGCCTTTTTTAAAAATAATTTTGAATAAATTTTAATTTGTTTATTCTTTTTCTCACGGATATATATTGATATATCGTATATATTTTGAATATTATAGATTGACGAATTATCCTCTTTTTGGTATTATAGTTCTTGTGCTTTTGCATACAGGAATATATACTTTGGAGGATATTTTTAATGTTATTCGAGAAACAGAACAACAACACAGTCGAGGAGTACATGACAAAATGGCTTATTAATACTAAACGCCCATCATTAAAGCGTTCTTCGTATGATAGGGTAGAACAAAGTCTAAATTATCAGATCTTCCCGGCTATAGGCAAAATAAAGTTAAAGAAACTGACTGCTGATGATATTCAAATGATGTTGAACAATCTTTCAGAACGTTCTTCTTATAGTACAACTAAAAAAGCATACGTTAATCTGAAGAGTTGTCTTGATCTTGCGGTTTTAAAAGGGGATATAAAGAAGAATCCTATACTTTCGGTTGTTCTTCCCAAAAATAATAAATCTGATGAAACGGTAGTATATTACTCTCCCGAACAGGCGAGGGCGATTGCTGCCGAAGCTATTTCAACTTATAATAATGGCAGTTTTAAGTATAGGTACGGTTATTTCATCGTGTTTATGCTAAATACCGGTCTGCGTGTTGGGGAGGCTCTTGCACTTAGTTGGTCTGATGTAGATTTTACAAATAAAATAGTTTACGTACATAACAGCGTTTCGTCGGTAAAAACAAGAGGGGACAGCAGCATGAAGTATGAAAAGATAGTAAATTCTCCCAAATCACGAAATTCTGTTCGTTATGTTCCACTCAATAAAACAGCACTTGATGCTTTAGTAAAGATACACGCTATAATGGGTGATAATGATAGGATAGTTGCCACGGAGAATGGTCTGTTAGTTGATCCAAGCGCTATTCATCGCACTATGTCGCGAGTCCTTAAAAACTGCGGAATCAACGGTAAGAAAGACATTGTTCACGCTCTACGCCATACATTCGCAACGCTATTGCTCAGACAAGGGACTGATATTAAGGTCGTTTCCGAATCCTGAGTCTATCCTAAAATTTGTGTAAACCTCTGAAGTAGTGTATAATAGAAGAGACACTACTTTGGAGGTTTTAATTATGAGCAGAAGACGAAGAAATGAAACAGAAGAGCAGCGAGCAAGAAGAGAGCTAATAAGTGATTTTCTTTCGGCAGCGAATATTCAGAGCATGGACGATATTCAGGAACTTTTCAAGGAGGCACTTGCCGGATTTATGGAAGGTAGCCTTGAATCAGAGCTTGATTCCGAGCTTGGATACGAGCCGTATGACGTTAAGAACAAGGCTACCGACAACAGTCGTAACGGTCACAGCAAGAAAACTCTTCGTACCAGTATGGGTAAGGTTGATATTGAAGTTCCTCGTGACAGAAACGGCGAATTCGAGCCTAAGATACTGCCCAAGAATCAGACAAGCATATCTCAGGATATGGAGAACAAGATCATCTCAATGTATGCCAAAGGTATGTCAACGTCTGATATTGAGGATCATATTCGTGACATTTACGGTCTTGAGATATCCGATACTACTGTCAGCCGCATAACCGATAAAGTGCTTCCCGCAGCCAAGGAATGGCAGCAAAGACCACTTGAAAGCATCTATGCAGTCGTATTTCTTGATGCTATCCACTACCACGTTCGCAGCGAGGGACAGATCATCAAAAAGGCTGTCTACATAGCGATAGGCGTTAATATGGACGGCAGGAAGGACGTTCTCGGTATGTGGGTAGGCGAAAATGAAAGTGCCAAATTCTGGGCAGGCGTTCTGAATAGTCTGCGTAACAGAGGCGTTGATGATATTCTTATCGCCTGCACTGATAACCTGACAGGTTTTTCTCAGGCGATAGAGGCTGTATTTCCGAAAACTGATATCCAGAACTGTATCATTCATCAGCTCAGGAATTCAAGCAAATATGTCTCCTACAAGGATATCAAGGCGCTTATGACCGACCTGAAAAAGGTCTATACTGCCGCCACTGAAGAAGCTGCTCTGGACGCTCTGGACGAATTTGCCGCTGTCTGGGACAGCAAATATCCCAAGATCTCAAAGTCATGGTACGAAAACTGGCCTAATCTCAGCACATATTTCAAGTTCCCGCAGGAGCTTCGGAAGCTGATCTATACCACCAATGCAATCGAAGGATTCAACCGTCAGCTTAGGAAAGTGACCAAAACAAAATCCGTATTTCCTACAGATGACAGCCTTTTCAAGATGCTGTATCTGGCTATGAAGGACATCACGAAAAAGTGGACTGGGCGTCGTCAGGACTGGAGCAGTATCTATGCTCAGCTTGTGATCTATTACGGAGACAGAATACCCGAATAATACTTTTATCTTGACAATCATATAATCATGTGCTAATATGCTGATAAGACCGACTGCTTTCACAATCGGTCTCATCATACACTTTTCTATTGCACTATTTTGCGTTTACACAGAATTTGGGATTGACTCGAAATCCTAGGGCATTCTGACATTTCGATAACGATGAAGTTCTATTATCATGTTATAGAGGAACAGAAAAAGACTGCTATGACAAAGCTTGATGAGATTTATTAAAGTGTGTTGTCTTTAGACATAGTTTGATTTTCCCCTTCTCGATTTATTCTAGTGGGGAATTTTATTTGTATTCTTTATAAAAAGCTTAAAACCTTTTATTGTTTTGTTAATTCTATACCTTATCTTTTGTGAAAATGGTAGAAATTATTCGTCTGATTTTCTAATATAGTTAATAATATTGACAATGAATCAATAAAAAGGTATAATATAATTAATAGTAAAAAAGCAAAACTACTGAAAAGCAGTGACGCAAAGCCAAGGGTCTAAGCCGAAAGGTATGACAGCCGGTTGCCATGCAGTTGTGCATGAAAAATGGTTGACAGTTAAGCAATGCGTTGTCGCATTGCTTTTTTGTTTATGTAAAAAAGGAGGTCGGTCTTATTATGTTGAAGAAAAGGTTTTTTTCATTTGTTTTGACTTCTGCTTTTACTTCTATATACAGCGTCTTCTAAGAAATCAAAGACAGAATAAAAAGACAAGTAAATACAAAGGACGGAGGAATGACTATGAAAAACATCGCAAGATTTATCGCTTTTACAGCAGCTGTTTACCTGACATTTACTGCCTGCGGAACAACAGAAGGTAATCAGACCAAGGAAAAACCGACTAGTGCCGAAACATCGGCTGTTATTACAGAAGCAGCTGAAACTTCTGAAAAGGAAGAAATCGAGACTGAAGCCCCAAAAGAAACGACGTCTGCCAAAATATCCGAAACAGAACCGACACAGGACAGAGTTCACCTTGACTACGGTGATGAGGAAGCATTTGAAGCTGCTCTTAATTCGGGCGATGATCTTAACGGAAAAACTGTAAGTATTATAGCTCAGGAACTTCATCCGGAATCAATATACGGTTACAATATCTGGGCTGGTATTCATCTTAATTTTGTTTCACCGGATGACCCGAATGTTCAAGTCGGTGATGTTCTGACAGTCAGGATAACAAACGCTGAACTTGTCGATCAATCGTGGATAATCAGGTACGATATGGTTGAAAATGCAGTTGAGGACGAATATACAATCACAGCGGAAAATCTTCCCGAAACTAATGAAGAACCCGAAGAAGACACGCCTAATGCTTATGAGAGCAATAAGTATTACGAAATAATCGATGCAGCAAGCTGGATAAATTCTATCGTGAACACGGTGATAGTTCACAAGATACAGGCAAAACAGGATGTTTCGATCTCAGCTTCTCTGATCGCATATTAGGAAGACGGAAGCGTTGTCGGCAAAGGCAGTGATGATATCACGCTGACAAAGGGGCAGGTGAACTATTTTGAATATCACTTTAGCGGAGATATTTCCGGCACGAAGCTTCGTGCTAATGCTACTGCAAAGAGTGACGGGCTTTTCACAGGGGCACGTAATGTGGTAGAACTTGTACAATGTGACACTGCCGGCGAAGAAGTTTTTCTTACTTTCAAACAGACGGCAGACGAGTTGGGCGGTTTTGCAAAATTCAAGCTGCTTCTCTATAAAGACGATCAGATCGTCGGAACTAAAGATGGGCATTTCGATGTTTATGCAAAAAATCTTAATGGCAAAGGAGCTACTGATGTGGCTGATATAACGGTTTATGAAACAGATTTCGACAGGGTCGAAGTTATCATTGAACCATAAATATGGAAAAACAGCACTCGGGATAATTCCGGGTGCTGTTTTATATATCCGTTGGTTGTCAGCTTGGTGTGACGGTTAACGATACTGTAAAGGCGGCAGGCTACCATTAGTTCGTTACGGGACAGCTCCAGCAGTTTATTTGGTATTTTCATTTTACACCTCGATTAATTATTTTTGCAAATAAAAAACGGTAGACAGGTGGTATCTGTCTACCGTTTATTATACAGTATTAAATACTGTATGCCAAGAGTTTTCCTCAATATATTTATCTACAAATTCTTTGAATAGAGCATTGGGAGTTGTATTATTTTTATACGCAAGTTCTTTAAACTTAGCAGCCTTTTCTTTCCGAAGTCTGACTGCTAGATTAGTTAAGTTCTCTTTGCCACATTTGATGTCGGCTTTCTGATGAGCTTCTGAAACAGCCATTGTGTCACCTCCGGTTTAAATAGTCTCTCCTCAACAAGCCTCTAAAATCCACGGCATACCGGCTGGCGATATGAGAAGCGAATATTTATCACTATTTTCCAGAAGCGTAAAAGCATCGCCGCCAGGCGGTCGATGTTCATTGCGATGACGCTGAGAACTATCGATGCTCTTGTTGTGTCTTCTCTTTTTGTGAGCAGCAGACCAAGACCGAATTTGCGCTTTGCAAGACTGAACTTACGCTCCACTTCGATCCTGTCGGTATTATCTTTATATGCTGCCTTCTTTTCAGCCTTGCTGTCGGCGTCATTCTTCGGTCTTCCGAGTTTTTTGCCTGAAATACGTATGCCGTGACCGCTGCAAAACGAGATGTTTTCACGGTTGCGATATATCTGATCAACAAGAACTCGCTCCGGATAATGACCTGTGCGCTGCTTGTAGTTTTCAATTGCTGTTTTCAGAACTGCACTTTCGTTGTAAGCATTAAAGGATAGCTTCTCGATCCTGCACATCCCGGTCTCATCAACTGACAGATCGAGCTTAGCTCCAAACTCAACAGGAGATTTTGCTTTACCTCTTACGATCGGTCGGATGTACGGCTGGCTGATGCTGACAATACGGTCTTCAACAGAATGAGTGTTGCTTTCAAACATATACCGCTGCTGATCGTAAACGGTCATGAGAATATCAAGAAGCTCCTTATCGGAAACGGACAGCACAACGCCGTTGTTTTCGATAAGATTATCGATATATCCAAGGTCACGGCGAATATATTGAAGCTGCTTTTTGATCGCTTTTCTGATCTTTTTCGCACCGCGCTTTCTGCATTTGGCAAGTGCAAGATAGTCTTTTCTTGCCTTTTGATGGTACATTCTCGG
Encoded proteins:
- a CDS encoding tyrosine-type recombinase/integrase, with the translated sequence MLFEKQNNNTVEEYMTKWLINTKRPSLKRSSYDRVEQSLNYQIFPAIGKIKLKKLTADDIQMMLNNLSERSSYSTTKKAYVNLKSCLDLAVLKGDIKKNPILSVVLPKNNKSDETVVYYSPEQARAIAAEAISTYNNGSFKYRYGYFIVFMLNTGLRVGEALALSWSDVDFTNKIVYVHNSVSSVKTRGDSSMKYEKIVNSPKSRNSVRYVPLNKTALDALVKIHAIMGDNDRIVATENGLLVDPSAIHRTMSRVLKNCGINGKKDIVHALRHTFATLLLRQGTDIKVVSES
- a CDS encoding IS5 family transposase is translated as MYKFKKEKQISFTDFNQPLGLQMNPDNRWVKKAEMIPWETIEAEYARLFPSHTGMPAKPLRMALGSLLIQKQYHYPDEELVEQIRENPYYQYFIGLPGYEDKIPFVPSLLVEFRKRLSEDVLNEINEMIIEYNSQQDNDDSDDVSGNGGQPDQQDPANDSEEKTENSGTLILDATCAPQNIKYPQDIELLNEVREKLEDMLCRVSDKYGFYRPRMYHQKARKDYLALAKCRKRGAKKIRKAIKKQLQYIRRDLGYIDNLIENNGVVLSVSDKELLDILMTVYDQQRYMFESNTHSVEDRIVSISQPYIRPIVRGKAKSPVEFGAKLDLSVDETGMCRIEKLSFNAYNESAVLKTAIENYKQRTGHYPERVLVDQIYRNRENISFCSGHGIRISGKKLGRPKNDADSKAEKKAAYKDNTDRIEVERKFSLAKRKFGLGLLLTKREDTTRASIVLSVIAMNIDRLAAMLLRFWKIVINIRFSYRQPVCRGF
- a CDS encoding IS256 family transposase, whose amino-acid sequence is MSRRRRNETEEQRARRELISDFLSAANIQSMDDIQELFKEALAGFMEGSLESELDSELGYEPYDVKNKATDNSRNGHSKKTLRTSMGKVDIEVPRDRNGEFEPKILPKNQTSISQDMENKIISMYAKGMSTSDIEDHIRDIYGLEISDTTVSRITDKVLPAAKEWQQRPLESIYAVVFLDAIHYHVRSEGQIIKKAVYIAIGVNMDGRKDVLGMWVGENESAKFWAGVLNSLRNRGVDDILIACTDNLTGFSQAIEAVFPKTDIQNCIIHQLRNSSKYVSYKDIKALMTDLKKVYTAATEEAALDALDEFAAVWDSKYPKISKSWYENWPNLSTYFKFPQELRKLIYTTNAIEGFNRQLRKVTKTKSVFPTDDSLFKMLYLAMKDITKKWTGRRQDWSSIYAQLVIYYGDRIPE